A stretch of Rhodoferax potami DNA encodes these proteins:
- a CDS encoding rhodanese-like domain-containing protein yields MISQIRPTDLEAWYASVEGSGQPLVLDVREPHELALASVVPDGFEVIGIPMGVIPVRLTELPTDRPIACLCHHGARSMQVAMFLQSRGFAELANIAGGIEAWSAERDSTVPRY; encoded by the coding sequence ATGATCAGTCAAATCCGTCCCACCGACCTCGAGGCCTGGTACGCCAGCGTCGAAGGCAGCGGCCAGCCCTTGGTGCTGGATGTGCGCGAGCCCCACGAGCTGGCTTTGGCTAGTGTGGTGCCGGACGGATTCGAAGTCATAGGGATTCCCATGGGGGTGATACCGGTGCGCCTGACCGAGCTGCCCACCGACCGGCCGATTGCCTGCTTGTGCCACCACGGTGCGCGCAGCATGCAAGTTGCCATGTTTCTGCAAAGCCGCGGCTTCGCAGAGCTGGCCAATATCGCCGGCGGTATTGAGGCCTGGTCGGCCGAGCGCGACAGCACCGTGCCACGCTACTGA
- a CDS encoding TetR/AcrR family transcriptional regulator has translation MPSLPSLCEITAQARAKRERRKDARPGELLEAALELFVEKGFAATRAEEVAKLAGVSKGTLFLYFSSKEELFKAVVRENISGRFTEWSAELEAFEGNSTELLRYCLMAWWERVGSTKASGISKLMMSEAGNFPELAAFYQEEVVLPGNDLIRRVLQRGVDSGEFRQLDVEYGVYLLLAPMMFLALWRHSIGLCTAHDATLDPVAYLNTHIDNLLLGLRVRPEAGS, from the coding sequence ATGCCCAGCCTTCCTAGCCTCTGTGAAATCACCGCCCAAGCCCGCGCCAAGCGCGAGCGCCGCAAAGATGCGCGCCCCGGCGAACTGCTGGAAGCGGCCTTGGAGCTGTTTGTAGAAAAGGGCTTTGCAGCCACCCGCGCAGAAGAAGTAGCCAAGCTGGCTGGCGTCTCCAAAGGCACCCTGTTTTTGTACTTCTCGAGCAAAGAAGAGCTGTTCAAGGCGGTGGTGCGCGAAAACATTTCGGGCCGCTTCACCGAGTGGAGCGCCGAACTGGAGGCTTTCGAGGGCAACAGTACCGAGCTGCTGCGCTATTGTTTGATGGCATGGTGGGAACGTGTGGGCTCGACCAAGGCCTCCGGCATCTCCAAGCTGATGATGAGCGAAGCGGGCAACTTTCCCGAGCTGGCGGCGTTTTACCAGGAAGAGGTGGTCCTCCCGGGCAACGATCTGATCCGGCGGGTGCTCCAACGTGGGGTAGACAGCGGTGAGTTCCGCCAGCTTGATGTGGAATACGGTGTGTACCTGTTGCTCGCCCCCATGATGTTTTTGGCGCTGTGGCGTCACTCGATCGGCTTGTGTACCGCGCACGACGCCACGCTGGACCCGGTGGCCTACCTCAACACCCATATAGACAACCTGCTGTTGGGCCTGCGCGTGCGGCCGGAAGCAGGCTCTTAA
- the msrA gene encoding peptide-methionine (S)-S-oxide reductase MsrA, with protein sequence MNHTFQTITLGGGCFWCTEAVFVEVQGIVDVESGYSNGHVHQPSYEAVCTGTTGHNEVVKLVYDPAVISTREILEIFFVIHDPTTLNRQGNDTGTQYRSGIYVSTPEQEAVARDLLAELTASKHYDRPIVTEVSALQNYWPAEAYHQDFFARNPNQGYCMAVAAPKVAKFRKTFARLQKS encoded by the coding sequence ATGAACCACACATTCCAAACTATCACCCTGGGCGGCGGCTGCTTTTGGTGCACAGAGGCGGTGTTTGTAGAGGTGCAAGGGATCGTGGATGTGGAGTCCGGCTACAGCAACGGCCATGTGCACCAACCCAGCTATGAAGCGGTGTGCACCGGCACCACCGGCCATAACGAGGTGGTGAAGCTGGTCTATGACCCGGCGGTCATCAGCACCCGCGAGATTCTGGAAATCTTCTTTGTCATCCACGATCCGACCACCCTGAACCGCCAGGGCAATGACACAGGTACCCAGTACCGCAGTGGCATTTATGTCTCAACGCCCGAGCAAGAGGCGGTGGCGCGCGATCTGTTGGCCGAGTTGACGGCTAGCAAGCACTACGACCGGCCCATTGTGACGGAGGTGTCGGCGCTGCAGAACTACTGGCCCGCTGAGGCCTACCACCAGGATTTTTTCGCACGCAACCCGAATCAGGGTTACTGCATGGCGGTGGCAGCACCCAAGGTGGCAAAGTTTCGCAAGACCTTTGCCCGCCTGCAAAAATCGTGA
- a CDS encoding protein-L-isoaspartate O-methyltransferase family protein, protein MHSNQARFNMIEQQIRPWNVLDLQVLELLGTIHREDFVPEAHRALAFADTEIPLPAGQCMLAPRLEARMLQDLMVQPHETVLEVGAGSGFMAALLAHRARQVLTLEIVPELAAMARSNLAKAGLGNVTVREADGSKLGASEGKFDVIVLSGSVGQVPQDLLKHLTIGGRLGVIVGDDPVMQCTIVTRTSETDFRSSATWETVVQRLQGFAEPARFQF, encoded by the coding sequence ATGCATTCGAACCAAGCCCGCTTCAACATGATCGAGCAACAAATCCGTCCCTGGAATGTGCTCGACCTCCAGGTGCTGGAGTTGCTGGGCACCATCCACCGCGAAGACTTTGTGCCGGAAGCCCACCGCGCCCTAGCTTTTGCCGACACTGAGATCCCGCTCCCTGCAGGCCAATGCATGCTGGCACCCCGTCTGGAAGCCCGCATGCTGCAAGACCTGATGGTGCAGCCCCACGAAACCGTGTTGGAAGTCGGAGCAGGCTCCGGCTTCATGGCCGCCTTGCTGGCGCACCGCGCACGCCAGGTGTTGACCCTGGAAATCGTGCCGGAACTCGCCGCCATGGCCCGTAGCAACCTGGCCAAAGCCGGGCTGGGCAACGTCACCGTGCGTGAAGCCGATGGCTCCAAGCTGGGTGCGTCCGAAGGCAAGTTTGATGTGATCGTCCTCAGCGGCTCGGTCGGCCAGGTTCCACAAGACCTGCTCAAACACCTGACCATCGGCGGTCGCTTGGGCGTGATCGTGGGCGATGACCCGGTCATGCAATGCACCATCGTGACTCGCACCAGCGAAACCGACTTCCGCAGCTCGGCCACCTGGGAAACCGTGGTCCAGCGCCTGCAAGGCTTTGCAGAACCAGCACGCTTCCAGTTCTAA
- a CDS encoding ABC transporter permease — translation MSTMTHMATPLPAVRHSWSWGLPVLMAVLLLGLISVWLGQNPAHQNLSNTLAAPGPAHWLGSDHLGRDLMARLGEAIRVSLWLALGSAFLAVTLGTLLGLCAAWRRGLTDRLLCLCADGVAAVPGLLWVLLVAALAPGQKWALYSGLVLTAWVEFFRLVRSQALATLAGDGVQAGRLLGFGAPYLLRWYVLPPMVGDLLRLWSYAIANAVLAVAALGFVGVGLRPPTAELGLMMTEALPYYDAAPWLLAAPVVVLVLVVSALQSATRQALKDSV, via the coding sequence ATGAGCACCATGACTCACATGGCGACACCGCTGCCCGCCGTCCGACACTCTTGGAGCTGGGGCCTACCGGTGCTGATGGCGGTTTTGCTGCTCGGCCTCATCAGTGTCTGGCTGGGGCAAAACCCGGCTCACCAAAACCTGAGCAACACCTTGGCTGCGCCCGGCCCCGCCCATTGGCTGGGCAGCGACCATTTGGGCCGGGACCTGATGGCGCGCTTGGGCGAGGCAATACGCGTTTCACTCTGGCTGGCGCTAGGCTCGGCCTTTTTGGCAGTCACCTTGGGCACCCTGCTGGGCCTGTGCGCCGCGTGGCGACGGGGCCTCACCGACCGGCTGCTGTGCCTGTGTGCGGACGGTGTAGCAGCAGTACCCGGCCTGCTGTGGGTGCTGCTGGTAGCCGCACTGGCGCCCGGCCAGAAGTGGGCGCTCTACAGCGGGCTGGTGCTGACAGCGTGGGTGGAGTTCTTCCGCCTGGTGCGCAGCCAAGCCCTTGCCACACTGGCCGGTGATGGCGTGCAAGCCGGGCGCTTGCTGGGCTTTGGCGCACCCTATTTGCTGCGCTGGTATGTGCTGCCGCCCATGGTGGGCGACTTGCTGCGCCTCTGGAGCTACGCCATTGCCAATGCAGTTTTGGCCGTGGCAGCGCTGGGCTTTGTGGGTGTGGGCTTGCGCCCACCGACCGCCGAACTAGGGTTGATGATGACCGAAGCCCTGCCCTACTACGACGCAGCGCCATGGCTGCTGGCAGCCCCGGTCGTTGTGCTGGTGCTAGTGGTCAGCGCCCTGCAATCCGCCACCCGGCAAGCTTTGAAAGACAGCGTATGA
- a CDS encoding ABC transporter permease, producing the protein MNMGWTLAARQGARLLGQGALVAGAVGVLSFAMTRALPGDAAYRIAAGRYGYDMVDTAAADAVRSELGLDRSAAEQLLAWLGDLAHLRLGQSMVSGDPVLEEIAHQLGHTLQLSLVAWLAAMVLGLLLGTWAALQGRHWSTRWIDPACTVLRASPAFLLGVVLMLGLGVHLGWLPVAGHGEPVHLVLPGLALALTLLPGMTQVVRTRLQQVLRSDAFEFAQTKGLPLPAALWRHAAAPLALGTLAYAGMQLVLLVEGVVVIESLVAWPGIGHALVHAVISRDVPMIQGTALAMGLLFVLLNGVMDAAVQWLDPRLREPAGRSAA; encoded by the coding sequence ATGAACATGGGCTGGACACTGGCTGCCCGGCAGGGCGCACGCCTGCTGGGCCAAGGCGCATTGGTCGCCGGCGCTGTCGGAGTGCTGAGTTTTGCCATGACCCGGGCGCTGCCAGGCGACGCGGCCTACCGCATCGCCGCCGGCCGCTATGGCTATGACATGGTCGACACCGCGGCCGCCGACGCGGTGCGCAGCGAACTGGGCCTGGACCGCAGCGCTGCCGAGCAACTGCTGGCCTGGCTGGGTGATCTGGCCCACCTGCGCTTGGGGCAGTCGATGGTGTCGGGCGACCCGGTGCTGGAAGAAATTGCGCACCAGCTCGGCCACACCCTGCAACTCTCGCTGGTAGCGTGGTTGGCCGCCATGGTGCTGGGCTTGCTGCTGGGCACCTGGGCCGCCCTGCAGGGCAGGCACTGGAGCACCCGCTGGATTGACCCGGCCTGCACCGTACTGCGGGCCAGCCCAGCCTTTTTGCTGGGCGTGGTGCTGATGCTGGGCTTGGGAGTGCACCTCGGCTGGCTGCCGGTGGCCGGCCACGGCGAGCCGGTTCATCTGGTGTTACCCGGTCTGGCACTGGCCTTGACGCTGCTACCCGGCATGACCCAGGTGGTGCGCACCCGGCTGCAACAGGTGTTGCGCTCAGACGCTTTTGAATTCGCCCAAACCAAAGGCTTGCCCCTCCCGGCGGCCCTGTGGCGCCATGCAGCAGCACCGCTGGCACTCGGCACCCTGGCCTATGCGGGCATGCAGCTGGTATTGCTGGTCGAAGGCGTGGTGGTGATAGAGAGCCTGGTCGCGTGGCCCGGTATCGGGCATGCATTGGTGCACGCTGTCATTTCGCGCGACGTGCCCATGATCCAAGGCACCGCGCTGGCCATGGGGCTGCTTTTTGTGCTGCTCAACGGCGTGATGGATGCCGCCGTGCAGTGGCTGGACCCGCGCCTGCGCGAGCCCGCGGGAAGGAGTGCCGCATGA
- a CDS encoding efflux RND transporter periplasmic adaptor subunit has protein sequence MKPWIKWTSAALAVAVLAGVGLRLAASNKAKKTTLEAQQAALQVPVRLELAPGDLIQARTLDLTRSLPVSGPIKAVNSAFVKARVAGELQGLTVREGDRVQTGQVLARVDATEYQARTRQAQQQAESTKAQVDIARRSFDNNRKLVDQGFISQTALESSSASLAAAEASYRAAMAAADIARKSLDDTVLRAPITGQVAQRLAQPGERVAIDARVLEVVDLNRLEVEASLAAADSIGVQVGQAVRLNVEGSNRSLTGKVVRINPSAVAGSRSVLAYLSLDTTEGLRQGLFAQGSIAIGVSRALAVPVSTIRTDKPLPYVQWVQDNKVAHQTVTLGERGEAEGVPMVAVTGLTEGSQVLSGAVGALRAGTAIKTVAGSN, from the coding sequence ATGAAACCTTGGATCAAATGGACATCGGCAGCACTCGCTGTGGCGGTACTCGCCGGCGTGGGCCTGCGCTTGGCTGCAAGTAACAAAGCAAAAAAAACCACCCTGGAGGCACAACAAGCCGCCCTGCAGGTACCGGTGCGGCTGGAGCTGGCACCGGGCGACCTGATCCAAGCGCGGACGTTAGACCTCACCCGCAGCCTGCCGGTCTCCGGCCCGATCAAGGCCGTCAACTCCGCCTTCGTCAAAGCCCGTGTGGCCGGCGAATTGCAAGGCCTCACGGTGCGCGAAGGTGACCGGGTGCAAACCGGCCAGGTTCTGGCAAGGGTGGACGCCACCGAATACCAAGCCCGCACACGCCAGGCCCAGCAACAGGCTGAATCGACCAAAGCCCAAGTTGACATTGCCCGCCGCAGCTTCGACAACAACCGCAAGCTAGTGGATCAGGGGTTTATTTCGCAAACCGCGCTTGAATCCTCCAGCGCCAGCCTCGCCGCCGCCGAAGCCTCGTATCGCGCAGCCATGGCCGCAGCTGACATCGCCCGCAAATCGCTGGACGACACCGTCCTGCGGGCCCCGATCACCGGCCAGGTTGCGCAGCGCCTGGCACAACCCGGCGAGCGCGTGGCCATTGACGCCCGGGTGCTCGAAGTGGTGGACCTGAACCGCCTGGAAGTGGAAGCCAGCCTCGCTGCGGCCGACTCTATCGGGGTGCAGGTCGGCCAGGCCGTGCGCCTGAATGTTGAAGGCTCCAACCGCAGCCTGACCGGCAAAGTGGTGCGCATCAACCCCAGCGCCGTCGCCGGTAGCCGGTCCGTGCTGGCCTACCTGAGCCTGGACACGACCGAAGGGCTGCGCCAAGGGCTGTTTGCCCAGGGCAGCATTGCCATTGGAGTCAGCCGCGCCCTGGCGGTACCGGTCTCCACCATTCGCACCGACAAACCGCTGCCCTATGTGCAATGGGTACAAGACAACAAGGTCGCCCACCAGACCGTGACCCTGGGCGAGCGCGGCGAAGCCGAAGGCGTGCCCATGGTGGCGGTGACCGGGCTGACAGAAGGCAGCCAAGTGCTTTCGGGCGCCGTCGGCGCACTGCGTGCGGGTACCGCTATCAAAACCGTAGCGGGTAGCAACTGA
- a CDS encoding efflux RND transporter permease subunit translates to MWFTRVSLQNPVFATMVMLALVVLGMFSLQRLQVDQFPSIDFPVVVVITDYPGASPEIVESEVSKKVEEGVNAIAGINALTSRSYEGQSLVIIEFGLHVDGRKAAEDVREKIATVKPLLRSEVKEPRVLRFDPSSRAVWSVAVLPDTQSGTALSAVELTNWAEQNFKKRLENVRGVGSVTLVGGTKREINLYLNPQALESFGITPDQVVSAVAAENQDLPLGTLQSDTQERVIQIQARMQRPEDFGRIIVARKNGTPVRLDQVARVADGAQEAETLALYNGQRTLLMNVQKSQDENTIVVVDGLVKALAEMQKQLPPGVRLEQITDGSRQIRVSVNNVRQTLIEGAVLTVLIVFLFLNSWRSTVITGLTLPIALIGTFLFMDAFGFTINMITLMALSLCVGLLIDDAIVVRENIVRHVQMGKNAYQASLDGTQEIGLAVLATTLSIVAVFLPIGFMGGIIGKFFHEFGITIVAAVLISMFVSFTLDPMLSSIWHDPSIEHHGKARDGSQGPLGLYDKTIGRVTGWFDRGTETLAEGYQSILRWALLHKLATVLIAVAIFVGSVFMVPLLGTEFVPKSDFSETSLTFNTPVGSSLEVTEARAKQVEAIIREFPEVRYTLTTINTGNAQGKIYANIYIRLVDRKDRNQSVDQMSVTLRQRLRNVAGITVTHVGLLDSVGGQKQILFSIQGPDTRELERLTTLALEKVRDVPGLVDLDSSMKPNKPTLEVQVKREAASDLGLNVTQIGSSLRTLIAGKTVGNWRAPDDQTYDVNVRLAPDARNAAADLERLPFTVGSNADGSARIVRLNQVANVRDSTGPNQINRRDLTREVSISGNVSGRSAGEVSADIRAAMDSISLPPGYSYKFSGSTKDMAEAFGYAISALVLAIVFIYMILASQFKSFLQPLALMTSLPLTLIGVVLALMMFNSTLSMFSIIGVVMLMGLVTKNAILLVDFAIRAREDSTDAQGRTVPGLPRSEALLLAAKVRLRPILMTTLAMIFGMVPLAFALSEGAEMRAPMGQAVIGGVITSSLLTLVVVPVVYCYMDDLAAWALRLWRKAPAPGR, encoded by the coding sequence ATGTGGTTCACCCGCGTTAGTTTGCAAAACCCGGTGTTTGCCACCATGGTCATGCTGGCCCTGGTGGTGTTGGGCATGTTCTCCCTGCAGCGTCTGCAGGTAGACCAGTTCCCCAGCATCGACTTTCCAGTGGTGGTGGTGATTACCGACTACCCCGGCGCATCCCCCGAAATTGTGGAGAGCGAAGTCTCCAAAAAGGTGGAAGAAGGCGTGAACGCCATTGCCGGCATCAACGCGCTCACCTCGCGCAGCTACGAAGGCCAAAGCCTGGTGATCATCGAATTCGGCCTGCATGTGGACGGCCGCAAAGCTGCAGAAGACGTGCGCGAGAAAATTGCCACCGTCAAACCCCTGCTGCGCAGCGAAGTCAAAGAACCCCGCGTCCTGCGGTTTGACCCCTCGTCCCGAGCCGTCTGGTCGGTAGCAGTATTGCCCGACACCCAAAGCGGCACCGCCCTGAGCGCGGTAGAGCTGACCAACTGGGCAGAACAGAATTTCAAAAAGCGGCTGGAGAACGTGCGCGGCGTGGGCTCGGTCACCCTGGTGGGGGGTACCAAGCGCGAAATCAACCTCTACCTGAACCCGCAAGCGCTGGAGTCGTTCGGCATCACGCCCGACCAGGTGGTGAGTGCGGTCGCCGCGGAGAACCAAGACCTGCCCTTGGGCACCCTGCAATCTGACACCCAGGAGCGGGTGATCCAGATCCAAGCGCGTATGCAGCGCCCCGAAGATTTCGGCCGCATCATCGTGGCCCGTAAAAATGGCACCCCGGTGCGGCTGGACCAGGTGGCCCGTGTGGCCGATGGCGCCCAGGAGGCCGAGACCCTGGCCCTCTACAACGGCCAGCGCACCCTGCTGATGAATGTGCAGAAGTCGCAAGACGAAAACACGATCGTGGTAGTGGACGGCCTGGTCAAAGCACTGGCGGAGATGCAAAAACAGCTGCCCCCGGGCGTGCGGCTGGAGCAAATTACCGATGGCTCGCGCCAGATCCGGGTGTCGGTCAACAACGTGCGCCAGACGCTGATTGAGGGCGCGGTGCTCACCGTGCTCATCGTGTTCTTGTTCCTGAACTCGTGGCGCTCCACCGTCATTACCGGCCTCACGCTGCCGATTGCGCTGATCGGCACCTTTCTGTTCATGGATGCCTTCGGGTTCACCATCAACATGATCACCCTGATGGCCCTGTCGTTGTGCGTGGGCCTGTTGATTGACGATGCGATCGTGGTACGCGAAAACATCGTGCGCCACGTGCAGATGGGCAAAAACGCCTATCAAGCGTCGCTGGACGGCACCCAGGAGATTGGTCTCGCGGTGCTGGCCACCACGCTGTCCATCGTGGCGGTGTTTCTGCCCATCGGGTTCATGGGCGGCATCATCGGCAAGTTTTTTCACGAATTCGGCATCACCATCGTGGCGGCGGTGCTGATTTCGATGTTTGTGAGCTTCACCCTCGACCCGATGCTCTCCAGCATCTGGCACGACCCGAGCATTGAACACCACGGCAAAGCGCGGGATGGCAGCCAAGGCCCCTTGGGCCTTTACGACAAGACGATTGGCCGGGTGACCGGTTGGTTCGACCGCGGCACCGAGACCTTGGCAGAGGGGTACCAAAGCATCCTGCGCTGGGCGCTGCTGCACAAGCTGGCCACGGTGTTGATAGCGGTGGCCATCTTTGTCGGCAGTGTCTTCATGGTGCCTTTGCTGGGGACGGAGTTTGTGCCCAAGTCCGACTTCTCTGAAACCTCGCTGACCTTCAACACCCCGGTGGGCTCGTCGCTCGAGGTCACCGAAGCCCGGGCCAAGCAGGTCGAAGCCATCATCCGCGAGTTTCCGGAGGTGCGCTACACCCTCACCACCATCAACACCGGCAACGCCCAAGGAAAGATTTACGCCAACATCTACATCCGGCTGGTAGACCGCAAAGACCGCAACCAGAGCGTGGACCAGATGTCGGTGACGCTACGCCAACGTCTGCGCAATGTGGCGGGCATTACCGTCACCCACGTGGGTCTGCTGGACTCGGTGGGGGGCCAGAAGCAAATTCTGTTCTCCATCCAAGGACCGGACACCCGGGAGCTGGAACGCCTGACCACCCTGGCCTTGGAGAAGGTGCGCGATGTGCCCGGCCTGGTGGACCTCGACTCCAGCATGAAGCCCAACAAGCCTACGCTGGAAGTGCAGGTCAAACGCGAAGCCGCCTCGGACCTCGGGCTGAACGTCACCCAGATCGGCAGCAGCCTGCGCACCCTGATTGCCGGCAAGACCGTCGGCAACTGGCGCGCACCGGATGACCAGACCTACGACGTGAACGTGCGCCTCGCACCCGATGCGCGCAATGCCGCGGCGGACCTGGAGCGACTGCCCTTCACCGTGGGCAGCAATGCCGATGGCAGTGCACGCATCGTCCGGCTCAACCAGGTGGCGAATGTGCGTGATTCCACCGGCCCCAACCAGATCAACCGGCGCGACCTGACCCGTGAAGTCTCCATCAGCGGCAACGTGTCAGGCCGCTCGGCGGGCGAAGTGTCTGCCGACATCCGCGCCGCCATGGACAGCATCAGCCTGCCGCCCGGCTACAGCTACAAATTCAGCGGCTCCACCAAAGACATGGCAGAGGCCTTTGGTTACGCCATCTCAGCGCTGGTGCTGGCCATTGTGTTCATCTACATGATTCTGGCCAGCCAATTCAAGAGCTTTTTGCAGCCGCTGGCGCTCATGACATCTCTGCCGCTCACGCTGATCGGCGTGGTGCTGGCGCTAATGATGTTCAACTCCACGCTCTCCATGTTCTCCATCATCGGGGTGGTGATGCTGATGGGCCTGGTCACCAAAAATGCGATTTTGCTGGTGGACTTTGCCATCCGCGCCCGTGAAGACAGCACCGACGCGCAGGGCCGCACGGTACCGGGCCTGCCCCGCTCGGAGGCCTTGCTGCTGGCCGCCAAAGTGCGCTTGCGCCCCATTTTGATGACCACCCTGGCCATGATCTTCGGCATGGTGCCGCTGGCCTTTGCCCTGAGTGAAGGTGCCGAAATGCGCGCCCCCATGGGCCAAGCGGTGATCGGCGGGGTGATCACCTCCTCGCTCTTGACGCTGGTGGTCGTGCCGGTGGTGTATTGCTACATGGACGACCTTGCGGCCTGGGCCCTGCGCCTATGGCGCAAAGCGCCCGCCCCCGGCCGGTAA
- a CDS encoding ABC transporter ATP-binding protein, whose translation MSAPLLQVDDLRIHLASASPGSHGRALLEACSFSLLAGERLTLVGESGAGKSLLAQAIMGTLPPALQASGSIAIDGVATHGQRERTLPLWGRTVMMLPQEPGTALNPLMQVHSQVAEAGRYARGLQWQHARQDAEQQLHSLGLGAAARLYLHQISGGMAQRVGVACASAAGARLLIADEPTKGLDPEACAQVAALLMAAQTQGQGLLTITHDLELAAHLGGRIAVLRHGCIVEQGPATAVLQAPRHPYTRELMAAQPQHWQPYPFAAAASSAPVLEAQGLTKRYGARTLFENLDLTLHAGEVLAISGPSGCGKTTLGNMLLGLSPADAGSVRRPGPAAPWKYQKLYQDPPAAFSPFRTLGQALDDARHLHYSGSSHRAPQSPESGQAKWMQALGLSDALLARKPHEVSGGELQRFALLRLMQLQPAFIFADEPTSRLDPITQRDTMRVICDSAAQQGCAVLLVSHDAHLARHSSHRHVQMADLTMQAAATPA comes from the coding sequence ATGAGCGCCCCCTTGTTACAGGTCGATGACCTGCGTATTCACCTGGCAAGCGCATCGCCCGGGTCTCACGGACGCGCCTTGCTGGAGGCCTGCAGCTTCAGCCTGCTGGCCGGTGAGCGGCTCACGCTGGTGGGCGAGTCCGGGGCGGGCAAGTCTTTGTTGGCACAGGCCATCATGGGTACCCTGCCCCCTGCTTTGCAGGCCAGCGGGTCCATCGCCATCGACGGCGTGGCCACCCACGGCCAACGCGAGCGCACGCTGCCCCTGTGGGGCCGCACAGTGATGATGCTGCCGCAGGAGCCGGGCACGGCACTCAACCCGCTGATGCAGGTGCACAGCCAGGTCGCGGAGGCCGGCCGGTACGCACGCGGCTTGCAGTGGCAGCACGCCCGGCAGGACGCGGAGCAGCAACTCCACTCTCTAGGGCTCGGTGCCGCCGCCCGCCTGTACCTGCACCAGATATCAGGCGGCATGGCGCAGCGCGTGGGGGTGGCCTGCGCCAGTGCTGCCGGTGCCCGCCTGCTGATTGCCGATGAGCCCACCAAGGGCCTGGACCCTGAAGCCTGCGCCCAGGTTGCTGCCTTGCTGATGGCCGCCCAAACGCAAGGCCAAGGCCTGCTCACCATCACCCATGACCTGGAACTGGCGGCCCACTTGGGCGGGCGGATCGCGGTATTGCGCCATGGCTGTATCGTTGAGCAAGGCCCTGCAACCGCGGTGCTGCAAGCCCCCCGCCACCCTTACACCCGCGAGCTGATGGCAGCCCAGCCGCAACACTGGCAGCCTTACCCGTTTGCAGCGGCTGCAAGCTCAGCGCCGGTGTTAGAGGCCCAAGGTCTTACCAAGCGGTATGGCGCGCGCACCCTGTTCGAGAACCTCGACTTGACGCTACACGCCGGCGAGGTGCTTGCCATCAGTGGCCCCAGCGGCTGCGGCAAGACCACCCTGGGCAATATGCTGCTCGGCCTGAGCCCGGCAGACGCGGGGAGCGTGCGGCGGCCCGGGCCAGCTGCCCCCTGGAAATACCAAAAGCTGTACCAAGACCCGCCTGCCGCCTTCTCGCCATTCCGCACCCTCGGACAGGCTTTGGACGATGCGCGCCACCTGCACTATTCCGGCTCTTCGCACCGCGCCCCGCAGTCGCCTGAGAGCGGGCAAGCGAAGTGGATGCAAGCCTTGGGCCTCTCCGACGCGCTGTTGGCACGCAAGCCCCATGAGGTGTCAGGCGGGGAGCTTCAGCGTTTTGCGCTGTTGCGGCTGATGCAACTGCAGCCGGCCTTTATTTTTGCGGACGAGCCGACCTCGCGCCTGGACCCAATCACCCAGCGGGACACCATGCGGGTGATCTGCGACAGCGCCGCCCAACAAGGCTGTGCGGTGCTACTGGTCAGCCACGACGCCCACCTTGCCCGCCACAGCAGCCACCGCCATGTGCAAATGGCGGACCTGACGATGCAGGCCGCGGCCACTCCAGCCTGA